In Castor canadensis chromosome 6, mCasCan1.hap1v2, whole genome shotgun sequence, the genomic window ATTTAAAGGGGCAAGACATCTAGTATAAATTCTAAATCGGTAGTCAGAACTGTGGCTATTCATGGATTAATTCAACAGGCTATCTGTGGATCTGGCAGAaacttttttgtatttaattttcaataataATGCATATTGCTTTACTATTTGCAAAAGATGGGCTCGTTAAGGATTATCACTGtggcagtgtttttttttcttttttctctaataattataaaatatgattattttttcAAGGTGCCAGATTAGCTGGATACATGAAAACACTTTTCAAAGCCATCATCAACTGAGCACACTTGTGTTAACGGGAAATCCCCTGATATTCATGGCAGAAACGGCACTTGATGGACCCATATCACTGAAGCATCTGTTCTTAATCCAAACAGGAATGTCCAGTCTTGAGTTTATCCCAGTGCACAATCTGAAAAACTTAGAAACTTTGCACCTTGGAAGCAACCATATTTCCTCCATCAAGCTCCCCAAAGACTTCCCAACAGGGAATCTGAAAGTTCTGGATTTTCAGAACAATGCTATACACTACCTCTCTAGGGAAGATCTGAACTCTCTGAAGCAGGTCACTAACCTAAGCCTTAACTTCAATGGTAATGACATTAAAGGAATTGAGCCTGGGGCTTTCAAGTCAACAGTCTTCCAAAGTTTGAATTTTGGAGGGACTGTCAACTTGTCTGTGATATTCAGTGGTCTGCAGAACTCTACTGTTCAGTCTCTGTGGCTGGGGACATTTGAGGACACTGATGCCCAAGACCTTAGTTCAGCCATGCTCAAGGGGCTTTGTGAAATGTCTGTGGAGAGCCTTAATCTACAGACCTATAGATTCTCTGACCTCTCCTCCACCATGTTCCAGTGCTTCACCCATCTCCAGCAACTGGACCTGACAGCTACTCACCTGACAGGATTGCCCTCTGGGATGGAGGGTATGAACTCACTCAAGAAATTAGTTCTTAATGTAAATAATTTTGACCAGTTGTGTCAAATCAATGCTGCCAGTTTCCCCTCCCTTACACACCTTTACATCAGAGGCAACATGAAGAAACTTCACCTTGGTACTGGCTGTTTAGAAAAACTAGAAAATCTTCAGAAACTCGATTTAAGCCATAGTGACATAGATGCTTCTGATTGTTGCAACCTGCAACTCAAAACCCTGCCTCACTTGCAAAGCCTGAACCTGAGCTACAACGAACCTCTTGGCCTCCAAAGCGAGGCATTCAAAGCATGTCCTCGACTGGAACTCCTGGATTTGGCCTACACTCACTTACGTGTTAATGCTGCACAAAGTCCTTTCCAAAACCTCCATCTCCTGCAGGTTCTCAATCTCTCTCACTGTCTCCTTGACACCAGCAATCAGCATCTTCTTGAAGGCCTTCTGGATCTCCGGCATTTGAACTTACAGGGGAACCACTTTCAAGATGGAAATATCCCGAAGACCAACCTTCTTCAGAAAGTGGGCAGCTTGGAGATTCTGGTTTTATCCTCCTGTGATCTCTCTTCCATAGACCAGCAAGCCTTCAACAGCCTTGGGAAAATGCACCACGTTGACCTAAGCCACAATAGCCTGACATCCAATAGCATCGAAGCTCTTAGCCATCTTAAGGGAATTCACCTCAACCTGGCTGCCAATGGCATTCGAGTCATCCCATCCCATCTCCTCCCCATTTTGTCCCAGCAGAGTACTATTAATTTAAGTCACAATCCTCTGGACTGCACTTGCTCAAATATTCACTTTTTAACATGGTACAAAGAAAACATGCACAAACTCGAGGACTCAGAGGAGACCCTGTGTGCAAATCCTGAATCGCTGAGGAGGGTCAAGCTGTCCGATGTCATGCTGTCCTGTGGGATTACACCTGTGGGTGCTTTCTTTCTTGTGGTGTTTTTACTCTTGCTTGTCATTCTGCTCATTTTTGTAGTTAAATTCCTTCTCAGGTGGAAATACCAACATATTTAGTGCTAAAGGCTTTCCAGGGAAGACTGAAAAATGTGTTTAGCAAAATTGCCCTAAGTGAAGAAACTGTCATCTGTTGGTGACCATGACCATTTTTTGGTGACCAGACTTTTCAGATTGGCTCCTGGAGTTGGCTGGGATTGAGTTGCTTTTCTGAGCTTCTTACATTTGTGAGTCCTCCATGGAGGGTAAAGTGACAGGGACCAGAGCTCTCTATGAGAGCCACAGAGTCATTTCCTCATGGGGAAGGTGGGTGGGAGCTGAGGGATGAGGAACCCACCAGGAGCAGCACTTCCCACTCTGCCTGAAAGGACAGCACTAAGGCAAACCCCACCCCCCTACTCTATCGCTCTCTGAAGCTGAACTCTCAGTAATGCAGCCATTTGGGCAAATTAGTCCAGGACAGAGTCTCAGtgcttattttaaatgaaaaaagaaaaatgtaatgaatttaaaaaaaaaagactaagaaatAAACCTTGCTCTCAAATAGACTTCATTTATCTCCTTAATTCTTAGGTTTCTGAGCTCTCTATAATACCCTCCGGTACAAATcactacaataataataataataataataataataataatgataaaagagCCCTCTTTATTCCTGAAGTTTAGGATTTCAGCTGTCTCTCTCACTTCATACCCAGGGAGGCTCCATTCTGCCTGTCTGGAGTACTGGCTCTTGTGTTGCAGAGCCAGCTTCCAGGTGGGCTGTGGTCCAAAATGCTCTTCTCCCCTGGGTGTCTGGGCCTTAGAAGCCCCTCTCCCTTAGGAACAGGGAGATAAAAGGTGGTTTGGTTCCCAAGCAGCCCTTCAAAAGCCTATTCACCGGGAAAGTATTTGAGAGCACACATTTACAAAGGAGCGTCCTGGCGAGGTCTTTCCTGCACACTAGCTGTGAGAAGCACAATAAGGCTAGCTTCTTGAGAAGTGTTTTCTGGAAGTGTCAGCAAAGCCCATTCCAGGGACAAGCAGGGGACAGGGCCATTGAATGAGGACagacaaagagggcagggcagcTGACAATGTCACAACTTAGGTCTTTCTAAGACCCAAAGAATCCCACTGATCCAGGCCTTAATCTTCTGAGGTCTGAACTTCTGGACAAACTTATTGGAGCTCAAGTACTAGACTGctgtgtttctgtttgttttttgagacagaagctcagtgtgtggcccaggctggcatggaattcactatgtagcctaggctagcctccaactcaaaatcctcttacctcagcctcctaagtgctaggattgcagatgtgcaccacaATACCTTCAGATGCTGTGTTTATAGTCACCCTTCTCCTCTGTATCTATGTATTCAAAAACTATGGAtcaacaatgttttaaaaaattatatgtatactGAATATGTACAGGCTTTGTTCATATTATTCCCTAAGTAATATTGTATAACAACTGTTTACATAGTCTTTATATTGTATTAAATGTTATAAGTaaatctaaagatgatttaaagaatATGGGAGGATCATGTAGGTTGTATACAAATACTATGCCACTTTATATGTGGCTTGGACATCTGAGGGTTTTGGTATCTATGAGGAGTTCCTGGGACCAATCTCCCCCCATGGAAACTAACAGACAACTGTATAAGGCCTTCATTCAATTCTACAACCAATTTTAGGTTAGAGATGGTAACAATcgttaggaaattctgaatatcaATAAGAATTGATCAATTTTAAAATCCAATCAGAGGgttggggtatgactcaagtggtagagcacttgcctagcatgtgtgaagccctgggttcatccccagtaGCGTAAACAAAGAAAGACAATCTAGTCAGAATTTGCTAGCTCTTAGGTTAAGAGACAAATAGTGGGCTATGATAACAGTGATAAGGCAGGAAACTCCTCATCTTTCCTTCACCCCAGGAAAAGCAGGACAGGCAGGGCCACTGCAGTGGGGGAACCCCTCTCCTTCTGGGGGACTTCAGGACTTTTCACTTGCCCTTTCCTTTGCCTGGACGATGCTGCAGTCAGTCTCCATATGGCTGGTTCCCAAGCACCCGTGAGATTTCACGGTTTTCTCTTCCCTGTCAATTCAAACCAAGCCATGCCACACCCAGTGAGATTTCTGGCACCTTAATTGTCTTCTTGTGCTCATCAGTGTATGGAATTATCTTTCTCACTTGTTGCAATTTGTCTATCTCATCCTCTCCCCCCAAATGTAAGCCCAGTGAGAGACTGTCTGCCCAAGGATGTTCTAGAACATGGATGTGGTAAGGGTTCAATATATTAACGATTGTTGACATGTTGTCTGGCCTCTGATCCCTGTGCCTTTGTCAGCACCTACTTTTGCTCCACGCCCCCCATGCCCATATCCACCTACCCTTAGCTTCCATCAAcatctccagtgtttcctaggcCTCCCACATGCGCTTCTCACCAGAATTATTcaagccaattaaaaaaaaactagattcCAGGCTTGTGGAGTTGCTAAATAGTAgagaacctgtctagcaagttcaaggccctgagttcaaatcccagtgccacaaaaatatgGATTctaaagagtaatagaagggagAATATggccaaagtacattatatttataGATGGAAAGGTCATGGTGAATTCCTTTATTACATGCAATTtattatatggaaaaaaaaaaaaaaaacctcccatccaggtgccagtggcttacacctgtaatcctagctacttggaagtctgagattgggaggactgtgttttgagccaacccaggcaactggtttgtgagaccccatgaAAATGGGGATAgagatgtagttcaagtggtagagcacctagtttgtaagcataaagtcctgagtttaaacctcagtcccaccaaaacaaaacaaaaaactaaaaactggattcctggctgggcacagtgacacctgcctgtaatcctagcactcatgggacaggaagattgtgagttcaaggtcaacctgggctatataatgagaccctatctcagaaaaactaaaaaaagaaaagtaaaaaaacccaaaccaaaacaaaaaaaagaactgaattcCTGTGTCTATCCCCAGATATTAAGATTCTATTGGACTAGGTTGGCCCTGGATTCCCAGGCAAATGACTGACCCCTTATAAAATCCTTCTGGATTCTTAATAAGTGTATTCCTCCTACTCAGAGTATAAAAGGTCTGACTGTAAGAATGTAATCTCAAACAACACCAGCCCACTGTGTTCCCTGTGTTTTTTTGTCAAATGTCAGCTCTTTCCAGCCTTAGATATTTAGGCTGCAGATTGGAAATTCTAGTTCCTCACCTACTGCCCCATAGTCGCACTGTCCTCAATAATATCCAATGTGTAACTTTGTAGAAAATCTCTAATCTGGTTTCAGGCTACAGTGTCTCCACCATGGCTAGACCTAGCTGCCTGTCTTGCTTTCATTTATCCTCTGTGCTCCCCTTCCACGTGATGTGACTTGTGTTTTGTAACTGCACCTGATCTAAGGTTCTGTTACAGTTCCTCTGCTTTAAGCAACAGTAAATTCACCCCACAAAGTCAGAAAGGGAGCTTTTTGATGGCTGCTGTCAATTTTATTGCTTTATCCGGTTACTAGGATAGAATCTGTAGACCTGGTGTGTTTATTGGCTTTATGTATTGCACGTTGTTGCTGCTCTGACAAGCTACTCCTATAAAAATGTGTTATTATTGCATGATGGAGCTAGGTGAGCTGACCCTGCATTTCACAGTGTACTGAAGCAAATAGCATTGAAGTCCATAAAAGCTGACTGGCCTCCATCACAGAGAACTCTCTGTGTGAGCTGCAACTCCTATAATCTGGAAAAGAATTATACCTTTCCCTGTGCCAGCAGCCTCTGCTATTAACTGAGCAAAGCACAGCCCCAAATACAGGCATTACCTGAAAAATTCCAAAACAGGACTCTGTTCTATCATTCTTCCTGTTCAACTCTCCGATAAGCATCAACTGTAATTTTGAAgtttacaaaagaatgaaataactgtctttttaatgttttcttagtATAGAATATGAGAAGGCTAAGTGGCAGTGTTTCTATCTGCTCTGAATGCTGAAGAGGAACTTGAATTACATGTGGTTAGCTCTAAGCTAACCACATGGGAGTCAATTGCCTGATACATTGAGAGTTTGAATCTGTAACACAGCAGGAGTTAGCCTGGGGTCTGCAGAGGAATGGACCAGCCCAGTGTGGTTTCCAAGCTCAGCTGAACACCAAAATAATCTGGGGAATCTTTACAAACTAGATATCTGTGCCCCACTTCTAGATACTGGCTTCTGTTAGACTTGGGTTGGCCTTGGATTCTTGGCCAAATGAAAAATCCTTTCCTAATTAATTTTATCAACCAACAGTAGAAACACATTAGGCTCCATGAGTCAAATGAGCTGGAGATCTTCTCCCTTTCCCATGAGAAGAAGTCTCTCAGCAAAAGCGAGACAAAAGCACTGCAGAGCCCTCAAACGAAGGGACATTTCATTTGTCCCTTCTGCCACCTGCTGGGCTACCAGACTCTGCTCCTGAAACCTCCCTGCTCTCCCTCCTAGGCCTACCCACTCCCAGCACATGCtcactgtttttaatttggaatcatttattgaataccatttcattttaaaatgagggaATTAATCTACAGATTGTATTTCAAAGTAGTGACTGATCATAAAGATCAGGCAGTAAAATTCATTAAAGACCCTCCATCTTTCCTCCCCATCTTTAGTTAATGTTCTCTGAGCGCCTAACTGTTCAAGATGTGGTACTAGATCCTGCAGAGGTAAGTAAAGGGCACGTGACCACAGAGAGAGCATCCAACCAttcacctcttcctcctccattcaTGTTGGCACAAGGGCTTTCTAAATCGCTGGAgcccccttttctctttctctcttccttagaAATAACCTAAATATAGAAATAAGTGATTAAATAAATTTGGGGATGGTCTGAATAAATGGGAGATATTCCCCACTCTCAGGAGGAACAACTTAGTACTATAAGCATGCCAATTCAATCAGCAATCAGAGAAACACCATTAAAATGAGATAAACTTTTATACTGGCAAAGAGAGAACGGTAGATAAGAGTGTAGATGGGATGTGGGGTTATTGGAGCTGAATGTTCCACTTAAGGGGGTGTAGACTGGTAAGCCCTTCTAGGACCATTTGGCAACAGTTATTCAAATTAAATATGTGACCCACAAGTTCTCCTCTGAGGTTGTATCCCAAGAAAGTTTCACATGTCTACAAAGACGTTCACCCCAGCATTGTTTATGGAGTGGGGAGTTCATAGCAATTTGAGTGTCATCACTAGGAAAGTAGATAAGGGAAGATATACAGCACCAGGCCTTATACAGAGCTTAGAAGCAATGAAGGAGACACAGTCACGCTGTATCTTTAATactattaaagaaaaactttaagcAAATTAAATTTAACAGTTTTTTGAGTAAAGGATTCATGAATTTGGTACACTCTGAACCAGCAGAGGTTCAGAGAGCTCCACCCAGCTGCATGCAGCAGTAtttgagacagaaaaaagaagtgaTAAATACACCTTGATTGGTTACAGCAGTTTTTGCCTTATTTAGGCATGGTATATTGAGGTGTTTGCCTTACATGACATAGTCGGATCATTTGACAGCCTGTGATTGGCTGAAATTCAGCTGTTTTACATGTACCTTcttcttgagccacattcccagctccttttttttttttttttgcggtactggggtacTGGAGTTACATGAGTGCATTCTTAAATAAGGCCATGGTTTGAGTGCTGTTCATTTGCATGTAGAAGCCAAAtttaatccaacaacatataaaGCTCCATGGGGGAAAAAACGCAAAAGGATATCTTAACCTGATCATCTACATAAATTTAAAAGGCATGTGCACTGAAGAAGGATGTATATTTTGcaagaatgcaaatcaaaagataAACCAGGAACATAGGTGCTTATTAGGTAggggagaaggatggaaggaaatgcTAAATTAAGCAAACATTAGCATAGGACAAGGCTTATGATCAAGAAATAGAGTAAGATGGTATCTTTTATCTGTACCTCAGGttctttaacacacacacacaaaaaataatatgacacatatatatgcatatatatttcacTACATATATGTGGCcattataaataatattgcaGAATATATTTTCAGACatatttgtgttttaatattCAAGCAAAAGAGCAGATTGCTAAATAGCATGTCCACTATCTCATTTTTCAGGAAGATAAATAATACCTATAAATTAAAGAATGACAGTGGCTGGTGGGATTGCAATGATTCAAGAACTTTCTTCttgcttatttatattttgaattttctttcagtgtattttctgtgtgtaggcaataaggagaaaaggaagacttttttttcctgcaaaggTAAAGAATAAAGAGGTCTTTGTGAGAACAGTAGGTTCTATTTGTGGTTGCAAATACAAATGGACACGCCAGCCTCTGTGGGTCCTTTTCCTTGAGATGGGAGAGGCCACCATGGCTGTTTTAAGGAGCACCACTGAAATGGGGAAGGACTTGCACTATGGCACATATCTACTTCCCAACTGGAACAGATAGATCTCCAATTCAGGAAAATTATTTCTGCACAGCACCATTTAATAGAGCATATGTATTCCAAAGATTTTCATGTGGGCAAAGATTTTCATTTAGACAGGCTAGTGCTTGTGGATATGAGGACACCAGCCCTGTATGTAAAGACTGTATCTGTAGCATGCTTGCTGCCAGCCTTGTAAACATCTTCATTCTTCACCTCCCAGTGCTGACAGACATCTCAGCAGAGCTTAATGAAACAGGATAGATATTTGTAAGGAGCCTTTGGTTACACTTTTTGTAAAGCTATGTGGGATGAGAACTTGTAACCACGTGCAACAGGTCTTTCTTCTTCACACATCAGAGCATCACGGGTCAGCATGTGACTCAGTGTATAGAGAATATTGCTCTTGGGATACATTCCTGTTTTGAAGTGCCTGCCTATAGACAAGTATTGCAATGTTAAATAAAACTTGGTAGGAGGCCCTGGATATGGACTGATAACCTGCACTGGACCCAGGAGACCCATGTAAAACAGTGTAATCACAGCCAATGAGAGTTAGCTGGTTAAAGAAGGCCCAGTAGCCAGCTAACTGATTAAGCTGTAAGCAACTAACTAGTCAAGCTACAACCAAAGGAATGGTTGATTAACTAGGCTGTAGCCATTTTGGTTTTTCTATATCTCGCTTCTGTTTTCCTACAAATGCTGTCTGATCACATTAGTGGGGTTCTCAGAGCCTGTTCTATTCTAGGAGTTgccttatttggttttgttttaagtaaATTCTACTAAATTTAATTGGTCTAAGGGATCATTCTTTTTAACAGTCTTGACACAGTTGGCAGGATCTGTAGCAGCAGTGCTCCGCAGACCCCTGGGGCATCAGGTAACCAGGTACACTGTGGTCACTGTCATTTTGCCACACCTGGGAATCAAAAGTAAGTGACTTTGTGTTTGGAGCAATCTGAGCTTATTTGAGCTAACTTTTGATCCGAACTAGGTTTGGAAGTTGTGACCAGAAACAAGACTAGGTCTTTTAAGGGGGTTTCAAGTGTCTGATGGAGTCAGATAGAAACTGTGCTGGCTTCAGTAGGAATAGAACTGGGTGCTGTAGAAAGGCCTCAAGGGTCTGATTAGGTCAGACAAAAAACAGAACCGGGTTCACTGGGTGGGTAAAATTGCTAAAATGTACAGTCATGGGTTTATCCAGTGATCCAGAGAATCTAGAACTCCATCCAAGATTAGTTTTTGCTGTGAGAAAGAATGTGACCTTGGGGTAGATACCAAGGATCAGTTTATGCTAAGAGAAGGCAAAAGACTATTTTGGGGTTTGTGGTGACTGCCTGGTTAGACAGAAACTGGAGTGGGCCCAGGGTCTGGAATTCTGGCCAATTTCACTGCATAAGAATTATAAGAACCTGGAGGTTTTCTTTCTAGTGTGTGggttgtgtattttttttcttggttgttgttttgtttttgagaaatggGTAAACCTTACCAGAAATAACTTAGAATTACAGAGGCCACAAGAGGGAGTTTTAATTtagttgaaatttttatttgtggGGGTAGATGAGAAAAGGAAGCTTCAAAGACCccacagaaaaaaggaaattcattGTGTGTGTCTgaggggtggtactggggattgaacccatggccttgcattGTTAGGCAAGAGCACTGCCACTGAGGTACACTCCCTACCCCAAGattcaattttttattagcatatagaaactttaaaagatTAAATATAGAGGGAAAGAGTTTGTCGAAGTTCAGTCCTTGAATTAGTAGGGTCTGCTTCTTTAACAACCTTAATATCTTGGTTAAATCTTAAGCTCGAGATAATAATGGAAGGTATTTTAATCCAAAGAAGGGGCTgcttttttgtcctttttgttaACAGACTGCCTTGAACTCAACAACTTAACATGGGCTATGAGGAAGCTGCCTATGTATAGTTACTTTGGgaactttttattagcatgaattaaTTATACagagggatttcactgtgatatttacaacacgcatataatgtcctttgatcaaattcatcccatctATGAAACTGCTTCTTAACCACCCTACCTCCTCCCAGCTTCTTTTTAATAGTTTCTGGTGGGCTTTAttgtgttattttcatacatatattcaatgtatttctataatattcaccccCTGTCACCCTTCCCATCCTCACTTGCTGGTCACCCTCCAATCAGTTCCCTTTTTACagtcatgtattttttttagacttcaaatatgagtgaaaacataccatatttgtctttttgagctaggcttatctcacttaacatcatggtctccagttccatccattttcctgcaaatgacataatttcatccttctttatggctgactaatacCCCATTGTATATGtgtgctacattttctttttctttttatcttcaggGTTGAGTCTTTGAAATAAGAgcagatttttttcaacttttttttttttggtggtactagggtttgaactcaggacttaaacttactaggcaggcactctaccacttgagccactctgccagccttttggGGGTTggaaatttttgagatagggtcttgcaaactatttgtctgggctgaatttgcctcctgagtagctaggattataagcatgagctaccagtACCCAGCTCAACATTTTCTTTAGCCaatcattggttgttgggcaccttggtTGGTTCCATgctttggctattataaatagtgctgttataaacatgggtgtgcaggtgtctgcaTTATAGGTTGACTTACTTCCTTTGTAAATATGCCCAAGAGTAGCAGTATAGCAGGGTTATGTGgttgttctagttttagtttcttgaggagcctccatactgatttctatagtggctgcactaatttatattcccaccaacagtggataagggttccttttttccccacatcct contains:
- the Cd180 gene encoding CD180 antigen; translated protein: MAPSISCLFLAVLLSAGCEVITSSDQTCFEKEANKTYNCENLDLSEIPGTLPNSTESLDFSFNFLPAIQNTTFSRLINLTFLDLTRCQISWIHENTFQSHHQLSTLVLTGNPLIFMAETALDGPISLKHLFLIQTGMSSLEFIPVHNLKNLETLHLGSNHISSIKLPKDFPTGNLKVLDFQNNAIHYLSREDLNSLKQVTNLSLNFNGNDIKGIEPGAFKSTVFQSLNFGGTVNLSVIFSGLQNSTVQSLWLGTFEDTDAQDLSSAMLKGLCEMSVESLNLQTYRFSDLSSTMFQCFTHLQQLDLTATHLTGLPSGMEGMNSLKKLVLNVNNFDQLCQINAASFPSLTHLYIRGNMKKLHLGTGCLEKLENLQKLDLSHSDIDASDCCNLQLKTLPHLQSLNLSYNEPLGLQSEAFKACPRLELLDLAYTHLRVNAAQSPFQNLHLLQVLNLSHCLLDTSNQHLLEGLLDLRHLNLQGNHFQDGNIPKTNLLQKVGSLEILVLSSCDLSSIDQQAFNSLGKMHHVDLSHNSLTSNSIEALSHLKGIHLNLAANGIRVIPSHLLPILSQQSTINLSHNPLDCTCSNIHFLTWYKENMHKLEDSEETLCANPESLRRVKLSDVMLSCGITPVGAFFLVVFLLLLVILLIFVVKFLLRWKYQHI